DNA from Fundulus heteroclitus isolate FHET01 chromosome 17, MU-UCD_Fhet_4.1, whole genome shotgun sequence:
GATTTTATATAGTCTGCAACAATAGTTAGGTCAATGGTAGTTAAAGTAATGTCCACACGGTTGATGGAACCCAAGGCTACGACACAGTACGTTATCGACAATCCCCATGTTGATtggcatttgttttaaaataatatgctATTGTATTAGATCTCAAGTTCTATTTCTTTAGTTTTATATGTTTCTGAGTTGCCAATTATTGGTGAAAAAGACTGGAGAGTTAAATAATGGCAGAGAGCAAAGAGTTTAATAAACCACGTTGTGACCTGGTGAATTTCTTTTTTGACTAATATCACTAGTCATTGGCTCTCTAACAAATGGGTTGAAGGAGTTCTTTTAACTATGTGTGTATACAACATTTGTCGTTTATGGCCTGTTGCAGACTGCTGATTAAATGGAGCTTTTGCAAGAAGGAATGTGGCTTTTGATTCCGAAGTTTTGAAAGACGCTTGTTATTCAGGACAGCTAGACTGAGGCGTCCCAATATATCCTAATACGGGGCTGAGTAGGAAACTATGAGCTGGATACTCATTTGCTCTATTCAGGAATTTCTATGGTGTAATAAAAGGTAGTAAATTAAATTAGCTTAAATTAAGGCCGTGGAAAGGGGAAAGGTAGTAAAAGGTAACAATTTGACTTGGTAGTAAATTTTTCGCCCCCCTTCAATGTATTCTGACTTTTCCATTTAGgcagatttttacttttaagtttAACTATAAAATCTGTTTCTAATATGAACTTTAGGCTTTAACGGTGGCAGAGAAAACACAATTGTAAGGCTCCACCAAGTTCACCCAAAGACACAAAGAAGAAATGTGGTTGTAAACCTCCGTTCACTCTTTGCGATTTCACAACAGATAAGAATGATCCAAATGTAAAAGATGGACAAAAATTGCAAATTTATTGTGTCTAAACTTCCTCTTTATGTAGGGTTTCGAATCTTGAAATCAAGACGCTGTCAGGAGCTGGGCAGGTGCCCTATAGCCAATAGCCAACAGAGGAAGAGAGTAGAGAGACAGAACATCTGTCAGCCCGacagaaatgttgttttgttcactgtcacattttaaataattcaaatttgTCAGGGAAGACCAACCTGTAAGGTGCTTCAAAGGTACTTTAGGTCTAGAAACAGCTACGGTAAACCCAGAGCCTTAGGGTCAAACCGCTACTGAAGAAATACCTGTCTCTCCCTGCCCTCAGTGTCACTAACTCTCACGATTGTACATGTGTGTGAGAGAAATAAATCTGAATGTACAATCCAACTTGTTCctctattaaaaaataaaatatatttatttatacattttatattttgtaatgccacatgtctctttgtttaagagcataaaacaaagtgtttcagcatgaaagcacatatttatttacatatgtgtaatAATATGCCATACCACATGGATGTCtgttaaatagcataaaacaaagtatttcagtatgaaatcaGGTATTTATACATCAATATGTCTGTCTGTTAAACACCATAAACttatgaaatatgttgtttaaacaacgcATTTCAGCATTAAACCATGGTTTTTCATGCGTGACAGtgtcctgtatcataaccaGATCTCTGTTGTTTGTAACAATCCAAACTGTGTGAAAATCAGGAAAAAATTCAAggagttttgatttattttagtcatgCAAACAGTTttctcagtacaaataaatgcattgaagtcAAGAGACCCATCCAAAATTGCGCCCGCGCTGAAACGTCAGCTCCAATAGGCAGAGCCAGTCCATGGGACGTCTACCTGTATAATGTCTATGATTAGAATTATATCCACCTTATCCCTGGCCCCCATGATGCCTTGCCCGAATTTTAACCGCAACTTCCGCCGCAAACCGGAATCCGAGGTTTGCTTTCACGCTAACAGAAGACACTAATCTTATTTCTTCAAGCATGTTGGACATAAAATATGTGGAAACACCAGCTGTCAAAGCTCAAACGTGGCAATACAGTCATACCGCTGCCTACTGTTAGTAATGGATGACCTGAAAAAGTGGCTGCAGATAACCTAATCTAGTATATTCAGCTACGGCATCAACTCGATCGCTTTAGATGGTGACGCAACGAACAACCTGAAAAGCTCTGAGGTGTATCAGCATCTGCACAGCAATAAAGTTGGTTGCGTTTTGTTAAAAGAAGAGGGGCACAATCTTATCTCCCTTAAAGCAGACATAGAGCCCAGCCAAAGCCTTAAAGTCCCACATCACTGAGTCTAGATTTTAGTTTCAACAACTGTCGCAGGACAAGGCCGATCTTGCAGCCACACTGCTGCAATACTGTGGAAGTtacattttgattgtttttgtagttttgatAAGTCTGTTAATTATACTGTTACTATAGTGTAAAAACAACTAATTAAATTTTTGATTCAGGATGAGAATGCAGTCAGACTGAGAAATACAGAGAAAGTGGAATGCAGGCACAAGATAGATTGCTGAGCTGAAAAGGGTGAAGCATATACATTTTAGACATCCTGAAGCAGACCGGATTAATGAAGGCTCATCTCCCACAATTGCAATAACCAATCCCACACTTTTCAAGGACACAAAGAATTTAAAAGTTATATCGGCTCCTCTGCGATGGCCCCACTATTTCAGCTGCAGTCAAGGTACTAAGGAAATATAGATAATAACAAATCTTCTCATAGCCAGTGTGATTTACAAATGCCCCATACAGAGCCCAGAACCCCACTGACCTGCAAGAAGTGCCTCTCATTTAAAGAGAAATGTTAAGCTGTGCCCAGGTACAGAGTGCATCCCAACTATGGCACAATGCATGGAAGCTGCCCCCCTGTCAACTGTTCACTTTCTGCAATCCAGCCCACTAACAAGTGCTACAATGGAAATGTAATCggctttattatttatttatcagtgCCAATGGCATTTTGCCTGACTGGTGTAAATAAGAAAGCCTAAACTTTCTGAGCATTATTTCTGATGTAGGTGAATCTTACCTGAGCAGTACAATATATCCCGGCGTGCCCCCACAGGCAGAGATGAAGGCTCCCATCACTGtcaaagccatgtagattttaaatttaaaatcacAATCACTCTTCCTCGGACACTGGCCCAGCACGGCAGACATGTTTGCAGCAGGAGTCATTAGGGCCCCAACACAGGTACAGTTATGAAACACCTGAAGAACAAGAAGACGAGGTTCTGATGTGAAACGACATTTACCTTCAATTTGTGCTATCTTCAGCCATATCGCATTTTAGAAATCTTAAACTTTTAACGTATAGAATAAAATTATTGTCACTGTGTTGTCTGTATGGATTTATTTTGGTTGAATGAAGAGAAATAATACTTCATTTGCACTGATGGCAAATACAAACTATTTGCAGTGAGCATCAAGGGAAATGACGTCGAGATAGTGGACTCTTGCGAGAACCTGGCTGTTCGGCTGGACTGGAGTCCCAACCTTAATGCtttttacaggaagggtcagagcaaaCTCTACCTGATCGTTTGGAGTGCAGGGGGCACCTTTTGGACTCCATGGTGGCATCAGCCCTCATCTATGGAGCTGTTTGTTGGATGAGCAGCTCATCTACTGCTCAGAGGAAGCCCTCGATCCAGTGCaagtggtgggagacagaatgACCCTGGCAAAGCTAACAACATtgttggacaatgtctcccaccccatgtaGGAAGCTGCTGCTGAGCTATACAGCTCCTACAGTGACAGACCTTTGCATCCTAAATGCACAAAGGTGCACTGTCACAGATCCTTCTGCCCAGCAGCTCTTAGACTTTATAACTATTCCAGCTCCCAACAAGCTTATTAACTTATTTACATCCCCTGCTTTTAATTGCAAAgttttttgcaattaaaaaaactctttttGTAAAGACTGGATCACACAGCAGGGTTTTTAGCCCGATTTTTGCCCCGATCTGCCCTTTCTGACAGGCGCCGATTATCGACGTgactcttaaaataatcttaaaatatATTCCTGCCATGTGtagtgtgttaagagtgatcggGCCCACTCAGTGGAACACTGAGACCGCTCCAACCTCAAattggggatattcaacatttggattgtcttgccctgATAATCCTAGCATGTGTGGGGTCCCCTGAGGACAAATGACCATGAggcctgttgaatgtgatgacacacagctctacatcaccatgtcaccaggtgactatgaacccattcaagcactgagtaaatgcctagaagaaatcaatacgtggatgtgccaaaattttcttcaactgaataaaaacaaaactgaagtaataatatttggaccaatagaggaaagatcaaaagttagcacacagcttcagtcgcttcagctaccactgatcaggcccgaaatctgggagtagtgatggactcagacctgaaccttcaaaagcatctaaacagttacaaggtcggctttctatcacctgaggaacatttcaaggattaaaggactaatgtctcagcaggatctggaaaaactaatccatgcgtttatttttagtagaattgattactgcaacggtgttttcacaggtcttcctaaaaagtggatcagacagctgcagctgattcagaacgctgctgcccgcatcctcactaagactaagaaagtagagaacatcaccccagttctaaagtccttacactggctcccagtatctcagagaatagactttaaaatccttctgttagtctataaatccctaaatggcttagcacctaaatacatcacagacttattATCAGCGTatccagtgttgtatagtaacaaagtataaatacttcactactgtacttaagtatattttggagtactttatactttcctcgAGTATAAATTCTTTTgataactttcacttttacttcactatattttcgaacttaattgcatacttttactccgatacattttcaatgtttggtttagttactcattacaaaaaaaaaaaaaaaaaagagggagagagacgcACACAATTtgtatagcactgaccttacttgaagaagaaaaactgaaagcttacaaaaaggttgtattttctgtctaaacttggtctaaatttctcctgcacttggttgtatatattattttaagtgaatttgaccttcaaagtttaccaaaatgtaaaaaatgtcattcaaatcgcatttgctttgttttacattttaattatagTTTTCATTACATTGCTTGAGTACatctttttttacagtaattttcatacttaagtacaagacgtttcagatactttaagactttaactcaagtaacatttcagtcagtgacttggacttttaccaaagtcatattttgtagaggtacctatacttttacttgactctgagatttcagtactttatacaacactgagcgtatcaaccctccagaccactcaggtcttctggctccagcctctgcaaacctagaaccagaactaaacacggagaagcagcatttagttcctatgctccacttatctggaacaaacttccagaaaactgtaaaagtgcagaaagcctgagttcctttaaatcaagattaaaaacacattggtttaaaattgcctttgactgttctagttaaacagttttactgtttttaatgttcttttttgttactacattctatccctacttgctttcattctattttctatctacattttattattttgctatatcttaatcatgtaaagcactttgtattgtcttgtactgaattgtgctatataaataaatttgccttgccttgccttgcctagccaatcagaaagcatgGTGAGGCAAAccctgagaaaaaaacaaaaaatcagcTCACCTTTATATTATAGTGGAGCAAACGTAGAGCCCCTTTCGTgctgtctccactcctttaaccaacgccttttctttttgttatgctttttctctgttaaattcAGTCCATAAACTATCGCCATTGTTCTTCCTCatcgtccatgtttatttactcttaaCGCACGTTTGATCTTTTCGCAAGATTTcctgtctgacatctgaatgatcctgagtgaaatctgttcgtgtgtggtgtgttgtgttTGCCGTCTGAATGGATACGGTACGCACTGTCCGAGCAAACCTGTTCTAGCTGCAGATCTTTTATTGTTGaatgtggtgtctctcaggctttgaaaatagGCCGATTATTTTAAAACCCTGCCGTATGAACCAACCTTAAGTATTtcgttgctgtttttttatccaTAATTATCAGTGcagtctctggcatgataagttaagtggagaacaaaaactcaacacctattaggagcaactattttttattttattttgtgatgcatacaacctgactttgattttaaattaaacagataaataagcataaaccaacacaccaGAAATGCAATTTTATATAAGCTTAACGTCATTTAATTTTGATACATAACATTACAAATAAAGGGTCActcataatgttcatttattgaacagaaaagattcacatctaTCCTTCAATGAGACAGCAAGGACAATCAACACAAGATCAATATTTGCGtttagttttacattttattccacctgttttttacttgcttttattctgtttttattttccaatgttttaataatgtaaagcactttgcattgtcctcgtactgaaatgtgctatacaaatagatttgccttgcctagatggtcgcacaccatccggcagaacgtaaacgtaacgtgtgcaATTCCAGTATTTTTATTGGACGATCTGTCCAAGAAAAACTATGGCTTGGAGCCGTAGAATTTGcgccccacagctgtctactgagagcgtgttgaGCATGCTCACTgggatttcagatgttcattatttaaacaaacgttggttgGCCAGCCTCAATATCAAGGCGCTTCAAGAGGATTTAgtctactgagcttgtcagttttctggtggacttagatatatagacataaatgtttataacagaattttattggtaagggaatcggTCTTTTCTTATAATAATACTCTATAAAGAACATCATGTCCCACTGATTGTtgcgaacatagagctccaccgcaacatctggtggggcctggacccactggccccaaatgcagagacgccacagatAATTATACATGCACATTCTGTACATCTTCAAATCACCCATTTCATTTAATCAGAGTATGCCTTTTAAATAActgaacagtattttttttttcttctgttgtaaACATTTCCCTTAcatgctgctggtacacctgaatttccccactctGGGACAATAAAGAATGATTCTAATCTATTTTTAACCAATGGTAAAAACTCACCATTGCTTTTCCTGTTCCGGTGGAGGTCTGACATCCAGCCAGGCAGGGGGAGGCATATGTTATGCCATTATAGGTACACACTGGATCCCAGTGCTTCAGTGAGCAGGAGCAGCCCGTGTTGCACGGGGCCAACAGCGTCGAGGGATCGTAGGATACTTGTTGATATCTGGAGCAAAGCAGGCATGTGGAATTTGTAACGATATTCATTGATGATAATGAAGTCtaaatattgaaaaacaaaaagtgttgtttCTGTGCGTGTGTGCAGCACTCACCCTTGATATGCAACAGTCAAACCAGCAACCTCTGCATTGTCACAGTGGAAAAAACCCTGCAGGAGAAGCAGAGAAAAGGATCCTAGAGATGCAGCAAAGGACACTCTGGCCGCTCCAACAATACCAAGGTTGAAACGTTTCAGCACAACACCGCCAGTGATGATACCCAGAGCGACCGCAGGCAGGTTCATAATGCCTGAGTGGCGAGATGTGCGGATAGTTCATTAGACTGGGAGAATGAATACTTAAAATTccaaagttaaacaaaaaggtTGACACAGTTGGATAATAACTTGattattaaatgttaaatttagcTTCTAGACTCGACAAACACTTGAACAAAGGAAAATTTCACAGGGGGTCATTAAGTGCCTACATTCTTGAGTCGGTTTCATCACACACAATCACACTTCCCTGTAACAACATCATTGTTTCGGTTGTAGCAAACTCGGGGtgagtgggggtggggtgggcaGCGTACCTATGAGAAAAATGGCCCTGGATGCTGCCTGGCCATAGATCTGTTCCATGAATTTAGGTTTGAAGGTGATCATGCCAATGAAGCCATTGACTACAACCAGGTAGGTGAGAATCATCATTGAGTAGATGCTGTTCCTGAACAGTCTTCTCAGCGAAGGAATAAAATCTGGTAAACGACAAAGCATCAAATCAGATAGTTGTAATCACTTGTGAATGTACTTTTGCCAAATAGATTATTTGCACATCTAAATACTGAGTTACCTTTCACCATTTCCCTAAACGTGACTGTCTTCTCTTTCTCATCACCATCCTGGGTTTCATCTGGCAGGAAACCCTCCTGTTCTGGGCCAGTGGCCAGCTCTGTGCTTTTGTCGCTGCCGTCTTCCTCTCCCTGTTTAGGCAAAGACTTGGGCAGGAAAAAGAACGGGATGCTGGACAGCAGAATCACTGCGCCAGCCGCGATGAAGCCAAGCCACCAGGCTCCCACCCAGCGAGAGTCCTTGTAGGTGATGGTGATGGTGTCTGGGGGATAAAGAGAAGGATGACTGTTGGGTGATAAAGATGAACGTTTTCTTTGTGTTCCTATTGGATGAGGAAGCTGGAATTCACAGATCTCCAGACTAAAACTGAACAAATGGAACAACACCTTAAATATCCAATCTTATTTGAAACGTTTCTCTCCAACACTAGCCTAGAAACCAAAAATGGTCATTGTACCGCTTGTCTCTATTTTTGACATCTTTATCTTAATTTCAGTATTAGCTTAGCAAACTTGGGGtgagtgggggtggggtgggcaATTTATATTAATTAATAGCATAATAAACGCTCAGTTGGAATCAGACCACTTTGAAGGTTCACACTTTTAATTCGTACcatgttgaaatgttttgcCAAGCTGTAGATATTTAGCTGTCGTACAAAAACAATTTCTAAAAATAAGCACTCACCCATAGCTTATTATTCATGACTTATGGAGATGCATGATCAAATCTTACATTCCTAACATCAAAACTGCACGAAGATTATCCTATGTAAAGCCAATACTTTGTAATATCTTTGGTTGGATgtcttttaaatcattgtagattTCCTTGTGCGTGTGGGCTGCTACATAAATAGACTGGTGTTGCCTTCCCTtcacttaaaatatttatttttaaaagcaggtTCCTAGCACACAGAAGGCCGACTTAAATATCCAGTGGAAGATGGTTAATTTTCTTACCTAAACACGCTGGTACAAAAAGATCAAAGCTGCAAAGCTACGAACTGATGAGAAATCAGTAAAGATGTAGATGGTGCTAtagtttaaatgcataaaatgcTAATAAACACATTGCCAGTGAGCAAAAGAGGCCTCTAACAGCCTATCTTatgaatatgcaatatttaataaacacatTGTTAGTGACTTGTGTTGCTTATAGTAGAGATTCTACTCACTGAACACTACAGTTAGTTAATCCtcaccttgcctgcaagctgaattctcgcagtatttgtgtgttcacaaacacatgagaatccatcttgtcacACTCTTGCCTCAACCGTTGGAGACTGATCCAAAAGGGTCCGGCCAATCAgattgcagtattatggtttatgacaggacatacagctgtgatgaaagcaagagctgccgagcccacagctgaaccaaaataaacacagattGGCTAACACCAATCCTTGGTAGGCAGGCACTAGGTTTCGCTttacccaatcagctcagaaagttctgctgaatggtCCTCCTTTCCCCCAACGGATTCGACAGGAGctgacccagattgataatgcgCAGAACAGacagtgctacacattatcaatctggctggccaggttatgTTTATCCATTTTCTAGCTGAAACAAATGAAGTGGGTCTTGATCTTTGAATTGCTCAAATGTAAACAGCGGTAAACCagtttactttgaaatgtttgtttagATCTGTCTCCTTTTCCTGAGTGATATGCCTCATACCTAAATCGACAAATCCAATGTCCACGTAGATCTTGGCAAGAAAGGACCCCATCATGAACCCAAACATAGGGCCTAAGATTCCTGTTGTATGGATGATGGCTGGCAcagaaaagaggaagaggaaactATGCATTAAAATATGATATTTCAGTGCTTTGTTTAAACGCAGAAGACATCAACATATAACAGGAATTGCATCCTACATGAACTAACCAAAATGAAAGAAGGTTGAGTAGAAGCTAAAAGTTGGCTGTAAAGATGTACAATGACGTCTCAAAGCTCCAGAAAAATTGGAAAGCTTGAATATGATCGTATAGTTTACAAAATGCAGAGCCAAAGCATGCAgcatacaacaacaacaaacccaAGTAGAAAGGAGTGTTCTCGTGTCTAGAAAAGTCATCCAGATAGGATATTCCCAACGGCATGATAGGAGTCTCTCCAACGCCACGCAGCATGTTTCCCAGGAAAACGTAGATCCACATGGAGGAGCCTGCTGCCTTTTCGCAAGCTGAGGAGAAGAAGactaaacttaattttttttgtggctaATTTAGGATGGAACATCAAGTGCACATCAGGAGGATGAACGTCCAAACCAAATAGCAGCTACCTTTCACGGCTGCTACATCAGGGATGTCATCATCCTTCTCGCTCAGGCTGTGGTTGGACAAGCAGGGCAGGATGTT
Protein-coding regions in this window:
- the LOC105936314 gene encoding solute carrier organic anion transporter family member 1C1, giving the protein MSVESKKTREACCSKLKLFLVSLAFVYFAKAFGGSYMKSSITQIERRFDIPSSLIGVIDGSFEMGNLLVIAFVSYFGAKLHRPRLIGIGCLIMATGCFISALPHFLQGLYKYETSMSHNTQVNITENILPCLSNHSLSEKDDDIPDVAAVKACEKAAGSSMWIYVFLGNMLRGVGETPIMPLGISYLDDFSRHENTPFYLAIIHTTGILGPMFGFMMGSFLAKIYVDIGFVDLDTITITYKDSRWVGAWWLGFIAAGAVILLSSIPFFFLPKSLPKQGEEDGSDKSTELATGPEQEGFLPDETQDGDEKEKTVTFREMVKDFIPSLRRLFRNSIYSMMILTYLVVVNGFIGMITFKPKFMEQIYGQAASRAIFLIGIMNLPAVALGIITGGVVLKRFNLGIVGAARVSFAASLGSFSLLLLQGFFHCDNAEVAGLTVAYQGYQQVSYDPSTLLAPCNTGCSCSLKHWDPVCTYNGITYASPCLAGCQTSTGTGKAMVFHNCTCVGALMTPAANMSAVLGQCPRKSDCDFKFKIYMALTVMGAFISACGGTPGYIVLLRSIQPDLKSLALGMQTLIVRTLGGIPPPIYFGALIDRTCLKWGTKQCGGRGACRLYDSNAFRMTFLGMITGLYFLANVLWGVLYVKIVKREKKLALRNQAKDNGVDGNAPSKGHANISIGKNKEENKESSI